The region aaGTGCCCCACCCCTCCAAAGCCGTTCACGGAACCAAATCCTATCCTCCAATAGCTGCATGCAGGGGCCTCATCTCTGGCCCCCACTTTCTGGGTGTGCCCTCAACCAACCGCCCATTTCtgcagcctcccccagccccccccccccacacacactgtttTGCCCGGCGCCATACCTGCATAGCACTAATGTCAGCATTCTGCTtatcctccagttcttgtagctgCTTCTCCAGCGCTTCGTTCATGCCCCGGCACGCTTCGATCTCCAGGGTCTTGGCCTTCAGCAGGCGACGGCTCTCGGACACCTCGTCCTTGGCGGCGCGCACAGCGTCGGTGTTCTTGGCAGCGCTCTCGGTCAGCACGGTGAAGCGGCTCTTGAACCATTCTTCGGCGTTCTGCATGTTCTTGGCAGCCAGCTTCTCGTACTGGGCGCGGATGTCCTTGAGAGCGGCGGAGAGGTCGGGCTTGGAGGACACGTCCATCTCCACAGAGATCTGCGCGTACTGGATCTGCGCCTGCAGCTCAGCGATCTCCTCCTCGTGCACCTTCTTCAGAAAGGCGATTTCGTCCATCAGGCTGTCAATGCGTTTTTCGAGCTCAGCTCGGGCCAGAGCCGCTTCATCCGCACCTTTGCGCGCTTCCATCAGCCGACCCTCAGCGTCTTCTCGGCTCAGCACCTCTTCCTCATAGCGTGCCTGCAGGTTGCGCAGAgtctcctccagcccctctcgCTCGCCCTGCAGAGCCTGCTTCTCGTTGGTGGCGTCTTCTGCTGCCAGGCGCAGGTCGCGGATCTCCTGCTCGTACAGAGCCCGGAAGCGCGACGGCTCCGAGTGCTTCTGGCGCAGCACCAGCAGCTCGGCTTCCAGGACCTTGTTCTGCTGCTCCAGCTCGTGCACGCGCTCGATAAAGCTGGCAAAGCGATCGTTGAGGTCCTGCAGCTGCGCCTTCTCCTGGGTGCGGATTGACTTGAGGTCGTTGCTGATGGCGGCTACCTGGCTCAAGTCGAGGTTCTCGAGACTGGGCATCAAGGAGCCAGAGCTGGACGAGTAGCTGCGGCGCACGGACAGCGAGGAGGAGACCGGCGCGGAGTAGCTGGAGTACGCGGAGCGCGCGGTGCTATAGCCGCTGCGCACGCTAGAGATGTGCACCCGAGGCGTCTCCACGTAGCGCCGCTTGTAGGAGGTGGAGTAGTACGGCTCGTAGCTGAAGGAACTCATGGTGGCGGCCGGTGCCCCTCTGACTCGCAGCGGAGACGGGGACCTGCAGAGAAAGAAGTacgggggagagagggagaggggaggatggatggatggctgtGTGCGGCTCGGCGCTGTCCTGACACCCCTATTTATACTGTGGGAGAATTCTGACGCAGCCCGCGATCGATCACGGCGcgcggggtggtgggggcagcgCTGCTGCAGCAGCCGGGGAGGATTCTGCGCAAAAGGAAGGCGGGGGCAAGCGTCAGGCGGGTGGGGTGAGGCGGATCTCCTCCCTTTCACTTTTCTCTGAAGGCCGGTGTTTTCTCCGAGATAGCGTACCCCCTTActcatttcttttccctcccctcacccatcCTACTCCTTTGACCTCCTATCACCTAGATTCCAATGCGTCCCCAATAACAAATTCTCACTTCCTACTGACATCTTAGTTTTCCAGATCTCTGCGCCTCAGAGATCTCTCGCTCTAGTTCGCCCCTTTGCCCGCCCGGGGCCTCCGCCATCACCCACCCACCTTGGTGTTTATGGTGACAACGCAGTGCCTATAGTGCCCTGGAGATACAGATGACCGGCTAGGGCTGCATATCTGTGATATGTACAGGGAAAAGttttgtagttctttgtagttgtTTCTGGCACTTTCTTTAAtacatctccctttctctctcttttctttaacgCTCTGCTTACACACCCACGAAATTGCGGCACTGACGGTGTTTATTTGAGCATTTATAAACCTTTAGAGCAGTTAATATGAGCCTTTTAGTgtccctggatttttttttttcatttcttcctggagaATGAAGGAAGCCTCCAATGGGCGTAGCATGGTTAGAGCCAGCCGAGTCGGAGTTTGAAACCAACCAGGATGAAGACCCACTGCAAAGGCAGCTGTCAGCTCCGCAGCGGGTACTCCATTCTGTAAGTGCTTCCTGCATCTTCATCAAGCTAAATTCCTGTTTGACATCCCCAATCCTATCACATTAAAagcccctttccttctttttacaccTGTGCAGCACCCAACCTGATGATTTCAACCAGCCATGCAGGTGGCTGACAGAGAAGCGGCTGCTGCCAGCCGGGAGCCCCGGGGAGAACTCAGATCCGAGACGTCTTGTTCTGGGTCGGACAGAAAACAGCCGCGTGATTCTTTCACCGGATCCACTCTAATAAACAGGGAACAGATACAGTCAGGAATCCATGGGCTTCATTTAAGAAACACCCAGATACCTGAACAATGCGCCCGGAGTCACGCACCATGATACGGTCCTGCGGATTGCGGAGCTCATTGCACGTTATGTTCCGGAGTCCTGATTTTCAGGGCGGGTCGAAGTCATTTGCCTAGCATACCTAACATTTTTCTAGACAAgcgtttaaattttgttttatttgtgtaaGAGTGGCATTTGACGTGCAACTTAATTTTTAAGAGGCAAACTAAGGAGAAACATGGTAACAGTTTTAAAACAGAGAAGCTGGAATCAACTGTTTTCCGGGTGATGCTGAAGCGGGTGAAGTGCCTGCAGCCGGCGCCCcagtcccccccctcccccccaggtaCTGCACTGCCCTCCCGGCGGGGTGGCAGCTTGAGCTTAACCTCTGAGGTTCTCTGCTACTCTGattccatgccccaccctcttcATGGTAGAGGGAAAGACTGCAGCAGACAACTTTGGGGGTAGGGCAGAGTGGGGCCTCTAAACCATCTCTTCTGTCTCAAATAATGCAACCTGAGAAACAATAATTTTGATAGTTCAAATCCATCAAGAGGTTTGTCCACACTCAATCATTCTCGAGTGCCAAGCCTAAGCCATTAGGCTGTCCTGAATTTCGCTTGGCCCTGACAGACAAGATAGGGCACTTATTCTGATGACATTTTATAACCCACAAGTCCTTGGTCTCCCCATTCATCACTGATTCAACCATGGGAAAGGCTTCACTGGGGAGGACAAGGGAGATGGAAGAAACCGTAGGTAAGCCATATTTTTGTTCCTCCCAATTACTTCTCTGTGGATGAACAGTGGCAGAATGAATTTTTTCAACCTGCTCTATATAAACCACATTGTTTCACACTCATTGTGTGAGTCTGCCTGCACCACACCCTTAGGTATTCATGAATTCATTTCCTTAGTGCCAGCTCCCTTCCTGTGGAGTTTCAGGTCACCCTCAGAAATCTTAAAtccatcagcatttttttttttgccaagactCCTGGCTGAAGCCTTTGACTGCAGAGAAGGCTGCCCAGAAGCATGGAGGGGCTGATAGATGCTGCACGGGTAGGGGTGAAATACTGCAGAGAAAGAAGCCTGTGGGCCACCTGCTGCCAGCCCTTGGGCAGCTGAGAAGGAGGCAcacagggtggggaagggtgggaatGAGGGCTCAGAGCCCTTGGCATTCTGGAACCCGGTAAACGGAGTGGAGAGAGGGGCAGGTGAACTATAGTTAGGAACATagatctccttttttttttaaataactcctGGCACAGCCACCTCATTCTGCACTACAGCCTTGCTATGGAAGGGCTCCTGAACCCCTCCCATGTCTGAGTTTTGGTAACTACCTTCAGTCTTCCTCTGCTAGGTGCCTGcctcttttaaaagatattctgtcctgccctggctgatgtggctcagtggattgagcatcagcctgtgaatcaaaaggtcaccagttcaattccaggttagGTTGCAGGCATGTGAGAAACAACtggatgttttcctccctctctttctccctccctttctctctctctctaaaaacatataaataaacaatcttttaaaaattctgtccagtcattttctttttaaaatcctctttgCAGAATTTTGCTCTGATTGACCACATGGCACTTACTCTGTGTCAAAGCAAAGTTAAAAtgaccaactttttaaaattcttaatgttttcttcCACCTCACATAAATGTGTTGCATCAGTGCTGTTTGCAGTGGTGTCATTACTTCTTTAAAGGAGGACTTTACGTGATGCTGCATCCGTGTGCATTTATTCCCCTGTAAGAATGTTCTTTACCAATATGACATTGGTTGAAAGCTGCCAACAAAACATACTTCTGGAAGATaacaattatttgaaaaacaaatgtggaTGTTGATgaaattcattaataaaatttctTCCAGATTGGTTATCCCTGACATCTCCTTAACCCCCCAAGGGATGGTTCGAGGTagtttagtttaaaataaaatatgttaacattaCCACAAAGCTCATAAAATGTAACCTAAGACCACTGACAAAGTTTTACTTCTCCAGTGCCTGGAATCAGAAAGCTTCAAGTGGA is a window of Phyllostomus discolor isolate MPI-MPIP mPhyDis1 chromosome 8, mPhyDis1.pri.v3, whole genome shotgun sequence DNA encoding:
- the NEFL gene encoding neurofilament light polypeptide → MSSFSYEPYYSTSYKRRYVETPRVHISSVRSGYSTARSAYSSYSAPVSSSLSVRRSYSSSSGSLMPSLENLDLSQVAAISNDLKSIRTQEKAQLQDLNDRFASFIERVHELEQQNKVLEAELLVLRQKHSEPSRFRALYEQEIRDLRLAAEDATNEKQALQGEREGLEETLRNLQARYEEEVLSREDAEGRLMEARKGADEAALARAELEKRIDSLMDEIAFLKKVHEEEIAELQAQIQYAQISVEMDVSSKPDLSAALKDIRAQYEKLAAKNMQNAEEWFKSRFTVLTESAAKNTDAVRAAKDEVSESRRLLKAKTLEIEACRGMNEALEKQLQELEDKQNADISAMQDTINKLENELRTTKSEMARYLKEYQDLLNVKMALDIEIAAYRKLLEGEETRLSFTSVGSLTSGYSQSSQVFGRSAYGGLQTSSYLMSARSFPSYYTSHVQEEQIEVEETTEAVKAEEAKDEPASEGEAEDEEKEKEEAEEEEGAEEEEAAKEESEDAKEEEGGEGEEEDTKEADEDKKKDEGAGEEQATKKKD